Proteins from one Microbacterium proteolyticum genomic window:
- a CDS encoding bifunctional dTDP-4-dehydrorhamnose 3,5-epimerase family protein/NAD(P)-dependent oxidoreductase, with protein MATEFGKNLTVTTTPIPGLIVLDLPVHGDSRGWFKENWQRQKMTATGIDLPDFGPVQNNISFNDAVGTTRGIHAEPWDKYVSVATGRIFGAWVDLREGDTFGAVYTTEIDASKAIFVPRGVGNSYQTLEPDTAYTYLVNDHWSPAATYTFLNLADETAAIDWPIPLDTVEISEKDKNHPRLADVTPMAPRKILVTGANGQLGRALREEFGDHPWIDYTTRDDLDLTSPDLPAARRWRDYGTIINAAAYTKVDTAETPDGRTDAWAANVTAVAALARIATENGITLVHVSSDYVFDGTKDGAYTPRDALAPLGVYGQTKAAGDAIVSAVPHHYILRTSWVIGDGNNFVRTMASLAERGIDPQVVDDQTGRLTFTTDIATTIRTLLDTHAPHGTYNVTSDGEPQTWYDIARDVYRLTGHDPDRVTGVSTDDYFANATGPVAPRPRNSVLDLTDVREAGATLRDGADALAEYLRA; from the coding sequence ATGGCGACGGAGTTCGGTAAGAACCTCACCGTCACGACCACCCCGATCCCCGGGCTGATCGTGCTGGACCTGCCCGTGCACGGCGACTCCCGTGGCTGGTTCAAGGAGAACTGGCAACGGCAGAAGATGACGGCCACGGGAATCGATCTCCCCGACTTCGGCCCGGTGCAGAACAACATCTCCTTCAACGACGCAGTCGGCACCACCCGCGGCATCCACGCCGAACCCTGGGACAAGTACGTCTCCGTCGCCACCGGACGCATCTTCGGCGCCTGGGTCGACCTCCGCGAAGGCGACACCTTCGGCGCCGTCTACACCACCGAGATCGACGCGTCCAAAGCGATCTTCGTCCCCCGCGGCGTCGGCAACTCCTACCAGACCCTCGAACCCGACACCGCCTACACCTACCTCGTCAACGACCACTGGTCCCCCGCCGCGACCTACACCTTCCTCAACCTCGCCGACGAGACCGCGGCCATCGACTGGCCCATCCCTCTGGACACCGTCGAGATCAGCGAGAAGGACAAGAACCACCCGCGCCTGGCCGACGTCACCCCCATGGCACCCCGGAAGATCCTCGTCACCGGCGCCAACGGGCAGCTCGGCCGCGCCCTGCGCGAAGAGTTCGGCGACCACCCCTGGATCGACTACACCACCCGCGACGACCTCGACCTGACCTCCCCCGACCTCCCGGCCGCCCGCCGCTGGCGCGACTACGGCACCATCATCAACGCCGCCGCATACACCAAGGTCGACACCGCCGAAACACCCGACGGCCGCACCGACGCCTGGGCCGCAAACGTCACCGCCGTCGCCGCCCTCGCCCGCATCGCCACCGAGAACGGCATCACCCTCGTCCACGTCTCCAGCGACTACGTCTTCGACGGCACCAAGGACGGCGCCTACACCCCGCGCGACGCCCTCGCCCCCCTCGGCGTGTACGGCCAGACCAAAGCCGCCGGCGACGCGATCGTCTCCGCCGTGCCCCACCACTACATCCTCCGCACCAGCTGGGTCATCGGCGACGGCAACAACTTCGTCCGCACCATGGCCTCCCTCGCCGAGCGCGGCATCGACCCCCAGGTCGTCGACGACCAGACCGGACGACTCACCTTCACCACCGACATCGCCACCACCATCCGCACCCTCCTCGACACCCACGCCCCCCACGGCACCTACAACGTCACCAGCGACGGAGAGCCGCAGACCTGGTACGACATCGCCCGCGACGTCTACCGCCTCACCGGACACGACCCCGACCGCGTCACCGGCGTCAGCACTGACGACTACTTCGCCAACGCCACCGGACCCGTCGCCCCCCGCCCCCGCAACAGCGTGCTCGACCTGACGGACGTCCGCGAAGCCGGCGCGACGCTGCGCGACGGAGCCGACGCGCTCGCGGAATACCTGCGCGCGTGA
- the rfbA gene encoding glucose-1-phosphate thymidylyltransferase RfbA, whose translation MRGIILAGGTGSRLHPITQGISKQLVPVYDKPMIYYPLSTLILAGIRDILIITTPQDSEQFQRLLGDGSRFGISLTYKVQPSPDGLAQAFLLGEEHIGQESVALVLGDNIFYGQGMGTRLRQYTDLDGGVVFGYQVADPTAYGVVEFDADGRVVSLEEKPERPKSSYAVPGLYFYDNDVIEIARGLTPSPRGELEITDVNRTYLEQGRLRVELLPRGTAWLDTGTFDSLSEATEFIRTVEKRQGLSIGCPEEVAWRMGFLTDEELRERAEPLVKSGYGRYLLSALDNGRDR comes from the coding sequence ATGCGCGGAATCATTCTGGCGGGCGGCACGGGCTCCCGATTGCACCCCATCACTCAGGGCATCTCGAAGCAGCTCGTGCCCGTCTACGACAAGCCGATGATCTACTACCCGCTGTCCACGCTGATCCTCGCCGGCATCCGCGACATCCTCATCATCACGACCCCGCAGGACTCCGAGCAGTTCCAGCGCCTGCTCGGCGACGGGTCGCGCTTCGGCATCTCGCTGACCTACAAGGTCCAGCCCTCGCCCGACGGACTGGCCCAGGCGTTCCTCCTCGGCGAGGAGCACATCGGGCAGGAGTCCGTCGCCCTCGTCCTGGGAGACAACATCTTCTACGGGCAGGGCATGGGCACGCGCCTGCGTCAGTACACCGACCTCGACGGCGGAGTCGTGTTCGGCTACCAGGTCGCCGACCCCACCGCCTACGGCGTGGTCGAATTCGACGCCGACGGCCGGGTGGTGTCCCTGGAGGAGAAGCCCGAGCGCCCCAAGAGCAGCTACGCCGTGCCCGGGCTCTACTTCTACGACAACGACGTGATCGAGATCGCCCGCGGCCTCACACCCTCGCCCCGCGGTGAGCTCGAGATCACCGACGTCAACCGCACCTACCTCGAGCAGGGTCGCCTCCGGGTCGAGTTGCTGCCCCGCGGCACCGCCTGGCTGGACACGGGGACCTTCGACTCCCTGAGCGAAGCCACGGAATTCATCCGGACGGTGGAGAAGCGGCAGGGCCTGTCGATCGGCTGCCCCGAAGAGGTGGCCTGGCGGATGGGCTTCCTCACCGACGAAGAACTCCGCGAGCGCGCCGAACCCCTCGTCAAGAGCGGTTACGGCCGTTACCTCCTCAGCGCCCTGGACAATGGCCGCGACCGCTGA
- the rfbB gene encoding dTDP-glucose 4,6-dehydratase: MSRLLVTGGAGFIGSNFVHHVIAHTDHSVTVLDKLTYAGNRASLAGLPEDRVRLVVGDIADAAVVDPLVAEADAVVHYAAESHNDNSLHDPRPFLDTNIIGTYTLLEAARKHDVRFHHISTDEVYGDLELDDPARFTESTPYNPSSPYSSTKAGSDLLVRAWVRSFGVRATISNCSNNYGPYQHVEKFIPRQITNVIRGIRPKLYGTGENVRDWIHADDHSSAVLTILDKGEIGQTYLIGADGEKDNKTVVELILQTMGEPADAYDLVTDRPGHDLRYAIDSTKLRTELGWTPTYGDFESGLAATIDWYRRNEAWWAPAKDGVEAFYASKGQ; the protein is encoded by the coding sequence ATGAGTCGTCTTCTCGTGACCGGTGGTGCCGGGTTCATCGGTTCGAATTTCGTCCACCACGTGATCGCGCACACGGATCACTCGGTGACGGTGCTGGACAAGCTCACGTACGCCGGCAACCGTGCGTCGTTGGCGGGGCTGCCGGAGGATCGTGTGCGACTGGTCGTGGGCGACATCGCCGACGCCGCTGTGGTCGACCCGCTCGTGGCCGAGGCCGACGCGGTCGTCCATTACGCCGCCGAATCGCACAACGACAACTCGCTGCACGACCCGCGGCCGTTCCTGGACACCAACATCATCGGCACGTACACGCTGCTCGAGGCCGCGCGGAAGCACGACGTGAGGTTCCACCACATCTCCACCGACGAGGTCTACGGCGACCTCGAGCTCGACGACCCGGCCCGATTCACCGAGTCCACCCCCTACAACCCCTCCTCGCCGTACTCCTCGACGAAGGCCGGATCCGACCTGCTCGTGCGCGCGTGGGTGCGCTCCTTCGGGGTGCGCGCGACGATCAGCAACTGCTCGAACAACTACGGCCCGTACCAGCACGTGGAGAAGTTCATCCCCCGTCAGATCACCAACGTGATCCGCGGCATCCGCCCCAAGCTCTACGGCACCGGCGAGAACGTGCGCGACTGGATCCACGCGGACGACCACTCCTCCGCCGTGCTGACGATCCTGGACAAGGGCGAGATCGGGCAGACCTACCTCATCGGCGCGGACGGCGAGAAGGACAACAAGACCGTGGTCGAGTTGATCCTGCAGACCATGGGAGAGCCCGCCGACGCCTACGACCTGGTCACCGACCGCCCCGGCCACGACCTGCGGTACGCGATCGATTCCACCAAGCTGCGCACCGAGCTCGGATGGACCCCCACGTACGGCGACTTCGAGTCGGGCCTCGCCGCGACCATCGACTGGTACCGGCGGAACGAGGCCTGGTGGGCACCGGCGAAGGACGGCGTCGAAGCGTTCTACGCCAGCAAGGGACAGTGA